A portion of the Melanotaenia boesemani isolate fMelBoe1 chromosome 2, fMelBoe1.pri, whole genome shotgun sequence genome contains these proteins:
- the fzd2 gene encoding frizzled-2, which produces MTFWFWCFAVLLPLQISAQNYGDNGIVIPEHGFCQPISIPLCTDIAYNQTIMPNLVGHYNQEDAGLEVHQFYPLVKVQCSPELKFFLCSMYAPVCTVLEKAIPPCRSICERAKQGCEALMNKFGFQWPDRLRCENFPVLGDGQICVGQNDSSAATVPPMPVPGTQDISIVSPFERPFSCPSVLKVPPYLNYNFLDEKDCAAPCESSRSGGSMFFSEKEIRFSRIWILIWSVLCCASTLFTVTTYLVDMQRFRYPERPIIFLSGCYTMVSIAYIAGYFLGDKVVCNDSFSPDSYKTIVQGTKKEGCTILFMMLYFFSMASSIWWVILSLTWFLAAGMKWGHEAIEANSQYFHLAAWAVPAVKTISILAIGQIEGDVLSGVCFVSLSNLDPLRGFVLAPLFIYLFIGTSFLLAGFVSLFRIRTIMKHDGTKTEKLERLMVRIGVFSVLYTVPATIVIACFFYEQAFRPYWERSWVSHNCRSLAIPCPLHAGPHMTPDFTVYMIKYLMTLIVGITSGFWIWSGKTLHSWHKFYTRLTNGKHGETTV; this is translated from the coding sequence ATGACTTTTTGGTTTTGGTGTTTTGCGGTTCTGCTGCCTCTGCAGATATCAGCACAGAATTACGGAGACAACGGAATAGTGATCCCGGAGCATGGATTTTGTCAGCCGATCTCGATACCACTTTGTACTGACATAGCCTACAACCAAACCATCATGCCTAATTTAGTGGGCCATTACAATCAGGAGGACGCAGGGCTCGAGGTTCACCAGTTTTATCCCCTTGTGAAGGTACAGTGCTCACCGGAGTTGAAATTCTTCCTGTGCTCTATGTATGCGCCAGTTTGCACAGTTTTGGAGAAGGCCATTCCTCCCTGCAGGTCAATCTGCGAGAGGGCTAAGCAAGGCTGCGAGGCGCTTATGAACAAGTTTGGCTTTCAGTGGCCGGACCGACTGCGCTGCGAGAACTTTCCTGTTCTGGGAGACGGACAAATCTGCGTGGGCCAAAATGACTCCTCTGCCGCTACTGTACCCCCTATGCCTGTCCCAGGTACCCAGGACATCTCCATTGTCTCCCCTTTTGAAAGGCCATTCAGCTGTCCATCTGTCCTCAAGGTTCCTCCATATCTGAATTATAATTTTTTAGATGAGAAGGACTGTGCAGCGCCCTGTGAGTCATCAAGGAGTGGTGGGAGCATGTTTTTCAGTGAGAAAGAGATTCGTTTCTCCCGCATATGGATCCTGATCTGGTCTGTGCTTTGCTGTGCATCAACGTTATTTACAGTAACCACTTATTTGGTTGATATGCAGCGCTTCAGATACCCCGAGAGACCTATCATCTTCTTGTCTGGCTGCTACACTATGGTCTCCATTGCATACATAGCTGGTTACTTCTTGGGGGACAAAGTAGTGTGCAATGACAGCTTCAGCCCTGACAGCTATAAAACCATTGTCCAAGGCACCAAAAAGGAGGGTTGCACCATCCTTTTCATGATGCTCTATTTCTTCAGCATGGCCAGCTCCATTTGGTGGGTCATCCTGTCTCTCACTTGGTTCCTGGCAGCAGGTATGAAATGGGGCCACGAGGCAATTGAAGCTAATTCTCAGTATTTTCACCTGGCTGCCTGGGCAGTGCCGGCTGTGAAGACCATCAGCATCCTGGCTATAGGGCAGATTGAAGGTGATGTGCTCAGTGGTGTCTGCTTTGTGAGCCTCAGCAACCTGGACCCTCTACGGGGCTTTGTGTTAGCCCCtctctttatttatcttttcatcgGCACCTCTTTCTTATTGGCTGGCTTTGTGTCCTTGTTCAGAATACGCACCATCATGAAACATGATGGCACCAAGACTGAGAAGCTGGAGCGACTGATGGTGCGGATCGGGGTATTCAGTGTACTGTACACTGTTCCTGCCACCATTGTTATTGCCTGCTTTTTCTATGAACAGGCCTTCCGCCCCTACTGGGAGCGTAGCTGGGTCAGCCATAACTGCAGAAGCCTGGCCATTCCCTGCCCTTTACATGCTGGACCCCACATGACCCCAGACTTTACTGTCTACATGATCAAGTATCTGATGACGCTGATAGTGGGCATCACATCTGGATTCTGGATCTGGTCTGGAAAGACTCTGCACTCTTGGCACAAGTTCTACACAAGGCTGACGAATGGCAAACATGGAGAGACTACTGTGTAG